A part of Armatimonadota bacterium genomic DNA contains:
- a CDS encoding type II secretion system F family protein, with translation MPIFSYTFKDAVGAIQKGTADAESEELLRKRFEEQGFTITEITMIKAKSPKTKSPGKVKLTDLSVWCRQFSTMVDAGVSLVRCLDVLGNQTQNKKLKKIIGDLGTRVEAGESLSRAMQRHPKAFSSLFIGLIKAGEVGGVLEESLQRLSHFLEKDVELRRKVKSALTYPVLVAVMASGITLFLVYWFVPQWAAILVDLGLKADDLPAPTKFLIDISNVLVYKGWIVVVSLVILIIAHRLFVSTRFGRRVMDRVKLKVPVFGKLHHKICMARFSRTMGTLLTSGVPILQAMETVAGTVGNTIMSDAILEARARIREGDRIGDPLEESKLFPPMVVHMIGVGEESGSLDFMLQKIADFYENEVEAALASLTAALEPIMIVSLGFVVGFIVISMFLPLVKVIASLSSGGGDDS, from the coding sequence ATGCCTATCTTCAGCTACACATTTAAGGATGCCGTCGGCGCGATCCAGAAGGGTACCGCCGATGCCGAAAGCGAAGAGCTCCTGAGGAAGCGCTTTGAAGAGCAGGGCTTCACCATCACCGAGATCACCATGATCAAGGCGAAAAGCCCGAAGACAAAGAGCCCCGGTAAGGTTAAGCTCACCGACCTTTCGGTCTGGTGTCGCCAGTTTTCGACGATGGTCGACGCGGGCGTTTCGCTCGTCCGCTGTCTCGACGTTCTGGGTAATCAGACGCAGAACAAGAAGCTGAAGAAGATCATCGGCGACCTTGGTACCCGCGTCGAAGCGGGCGAATCGCTCAGCCGAGCGATGCAGCGACACCCCAAGGCATTTAGCTCGCTCTTCATCGGTCTTATCAAAGCTGGTGAAGTCGGCGGTGTCTTGGAAGAATCTCTCCAGCGACTCAGCCACTTCCTTGAAAAGGACGTGGAACTTCGCCGAAAGGTCAAGTCGGCGCTCACGTATCCGGTCCTCGTTGCCGTCATGGCGTCGGGCATCACGCTTTTCCTCGTCTATTGGTTCGTTCCGCAATGGGCGGCGATTCTGGTCGACCTCGGTCTGAAGGCCGACGACCTTCCCGCGCCGACCAAGTTCCTGATCGACATCTCGAACGTGTTGGTCTATAAGGGCTGGATCGTCGTTGTCTCGCTGGTCATCCTGATCATTGCGCACCGACTGTTCGTCTCGACAAGGTTTGGACGACGCGTCATGGACCGCGTCAAGCTGAAAGTTCCGGTCTTCGGCAAGCTGCACCACAAAATCTGTATGGCGCGCTTCAGCCGAACGATGGGTACGCTTCTGACCTCGGGTGTTCCGATCCTGCAGGCGATGGAGACCGTCGCCGGTACCGTCGGTAACACGATCATGTCGGATGCGATCCTCGAAGCTCGAGCCCGAATCCGTGAAGGAGACCGAATCGGCGACCCGCTCGAAGAATCGAAGCTGTTCCCGCCGATGGTCGTTCACATGATCGGTGTCGGTGAAGAATCCGGTTCGCTGGACTTCATGCTCCAGAAAATCGCCGACTTCTACGAGAACGAAGTCGAAGCGGCACTCGCCTCGCTGACGGCGGCTCTGGAGCCGATCATGATCGTCAGTCTGGGCTTTGTCGTTGGCTTCATCGTCATCTCGATGTTCCTTCCGCTGGTGAAGGTTATTGCCTCGCTCTCGTCGGGCGGCGGCGACGACTCATAG
- a CDS encoding PilT/PilU family type 4a pilus ATPase, whose protein sequence is MVGAGNPDAWKERLETISGIPNDEKPLGPRKTVDDLHIDELLNIVVDMNCSDLHIAAQSPPVVRHDGKIKRLNYETFIPENIQRMLYEIISDDQIQRFETTFELDFSYSLPIPFHQRVPGGPLARARFRVNMYRERGACAAAFRLISSKIPTVEELKLPLMLKSLCEKPRGLILVTGPTGSGKSTSLAAMINHINMNFAHHIITIEDPIEYLHEHKLSVIQQRELGMDTKSFSNALRASLREDPDILLVGEMRDVETISLAITAAETGHLVFATLHTNNAAESVDRMIDVFPPGQQEQIRVQLSNNLVAIISQQLLAHASGKGRVPANEIMVASPAIRNLIREAKSHQITSMIQTSANMGMFTMDQCLRDLYLKGWVTLEDIMSRCTNVEELKKMLATAGGGGPTAGQGPGNQQIRR, encoded by the coding sequence ATGGTGGGCGCCGGAAATCCCGACGCTTGGAAAGAGCGCTTGGAGACGATCAGCGGAATCCCCAATGACGAAAAGCCGCTAGGACCGCGCAAGACGGTCGACGACCTCCACATCGACGAGTTGTTGAACATCGTCGTCGATATGAACTGCTCGGACCTGCATATCGCGGCACAGTCGCCGCCCGTGGTGCGCCACGACGGTAAGATCAAGCGCCTCAACTACGAGACTTTCATCCCGGAAAACATCCAGCGAATGCTGTATGAAATCATTTCCGACGATCAGATTCAACGGTTTGAAACGACGTTTGAGTTGGACTTCTCGTACTCTCTGCCGATTCCGTTCCATCAGCGAGTTCCGGGCGGACCGTTGGCGCGAGCCCGATTCCGCGTCAACATGTACCGCGAGCGCGGTGCTTGTGCGGCAGCGTTCCGACTGATCTCGTCCAAGATTCCGACAGTTGAGGAACTGAAGCTTCCTCTGATGCTGAAGTCGCTTTGCGAAAAGCCTCGTGGTTTGATTCTGGTTACCGGCCCGACCGGTTCTGGAAAATCGACGTCTCTGGCGGCGATGATCAACCACATCAACATGAACTTCGCGCACCACATTATTACGATCGAAGACCCGATCGAATATCTGCACGAACACAAGTTGAGCGTCATCCAGCAACGCGAACTCGGAATGGACACGAAGAGCTTCTCGAACGCACTTCGCGCAAGCCTTCGTGAAGACCCGGATATCCTGCTCGTTGGTGAAATGCGTGACGTGGAAACGATTTCGCTCGCGATTACCGCAGCGGAAACGGGACACCTCGTCTTCGCAACCCTGCACACCAACAACGCGGCAGAAAGCGTTGACCGAATGATCGACGTCTTCCCTCCGGGGCAGCAGGAACAGATTCGTGTTCAGCTTTCGAACAACCTCGTGGCGATCATTTCCCAACAGCTTCTGGCTCACGCCAGCGGCAAGGGACGTGTGCCTGCCAACGAGATCATGGTCGCTTCGCCCGCTATCCGCAACCTCATCCGCGAAGCGAAGTCGCACCAGATTACATCGATGATCCAAACGTCGGCGAACATGGGAATGTTCACGATGGATCAATGCCTTCGAGACCTCTACCTCAAGGGTTGGGTCACGCTCGAAGACATCATGTCGCGTTGTACGAACGTCGAAGAACTCAAAAAGATGCTTGCCACCGCTGGTGGCGGCGGCCCGACTGCCGGACAAGGTCCAGGAAACCAACAAATCAGACGATAA
- a CDS encoding type II secretion system protein GspE, with protein MAMPRVSMIEFLIQKGFLKKEQADEAIKVAKQTNTSVDKAIIQLGFCGEREVLQAKAQEAGLGFADLDRMTIESSALNVVPERIVKNHNAIPVRKDGQTLWIAMTNPNNLAAIDDFRIASGCRVVPVLAVPGAIEDAIRKNYGGGTVVQAAADPTPTASKAPAADFARIMAEAGVKQGRDAEMTDEGREDDAAGADAAPIIKLASALIQQAIADRASDIHIEPGPRSIRVRYRIDGVLMEAMTVPRNLMAPLISRYKIMADMNIAERRIPQDGRIEVKHQNKEIDLRVSSIPTPFGEKIVMRILDKTSVMIGLEKIGFTEENQIKIEELVSQPNGMFLCTGPTGSGKTTTQYSVLNKLNTVTVNIITAEDPIEYQLNGIAQVQMNRKAGLTFATALRAYLRQDPDIIMVGEMRDLETAEIAIEASLTGHLVLSTLHTNDAPSATLRMIDMGVEPYLISATVIGVLAQRLGRRIDTEHKERYEVPQIDLRRFGFNVTDPDELVTLYRGIPAESNRMTGYKGRTGFHELMIMNAEIAELVVRRAPLNDIKEAAKAGGMKELREDGLYKVLQGVTTPEEVMRVVFTAGF; from the coding sequence ATGGCTATGCCCCGTGTGTCAATGATTGAGTTTCTGATTCAGAAGGGCTTTCTGAAGAAGGAACAGGCCGATGAGGCCATTAAGGTTGCCAAACAGACCAACACGTCCGTCGATAAGGCGATAATCCAACTCGGATTTTGCGGCGAACGCGAGGTTTTACAGGCCAAGGCCCAAGAGGCCGGCCTCGGATTTGCGGATCTCGATCGCATGACGATCGAGTCGAGCGCGCTCAACGTCGTCCCCGAGCGCATCGTGAAGAATCACAACGCGATTCCGGTTCGAAAGGATGGTCAGACGCTTTGGATCGCGATGACGAATCCGAACAATTTGGCGGCCATCGACGATTTCCGCATTGCGTCGGGTTGCCGTGTGGTGCCCGTCCTTGCTGTGCCAGGCGCGATCGAAGATGCGATTCGAAAGAATTACGGAGGGGGCACGGTTGTTCAGGCCGCCGCCGACCCCACCCCAACTGCTTCGAAGGCTCCGGCTGCCGACTTCGCCCGAATCATGGCCGAAGCGGGCGTTAAGCAAGGTCGCGACGCCGAAATGACGGACGAGGGCCGAGAGGACGACGCCGCAGGCGCCGATGCGGCTCCGATCATCAAGTTGGCCAGCGCGCTTATTCAGCAGGCGATTGCCGATCGAGCTTCGGATATTCACATCGAGCCCGGCCCCCGATCGATCCGTGTCCGGTATCGAATCGACGGTGTCCTTATGGAGGCGATGACGGTTCCACGAAACCTCATGGCTCCACTCATCAGCCGCTACAAGATCATGGCGGACATGAACATCGCCGAGCGACGAATTCCGCAGGACGGCCGTATCGAGGTCAAGCACCAGAACAAGGAAATCGACCTTCGCGTTAGCTCGATCCCCACGCCGTTCGGCGAGAAGATCGTTATGCGAATTCTCGATAAGACTTCGGTTATGATCGGTCTCGAGAAAATCGGCTTTACGGAAGAGAACCAGATCAAGATCGAAGAGTTGGTCAGCCAGCCGAACGGTATGTTCCTTTGCACCGGTCCTACGGGTTCGGGCAAGACCACGACGCAGTATTCGGTTCTCAACAAGCTCAACACGGTTACGGTCAACATCATCACGGCTGAAGACCCGATTGAGTACCAGCTCAACGGTATCGCTCAGGTCCAGATGAACCGAAAGGCGGGTCTGACGTTCGCGACCGCGCTTCGCGCTTATCTGCGACAAGACCCGGACATCATCATGGTCGGTGAAATGCGTGACCTTGAAACGGCAGAAATCGCGATTGAAGCATCGCTGACGGGCCACTTGGTTCTTTCGACGCTTCACACGAACGACGCTCCGTCGGCTACGCTTCGTATGATCGACATGGGCGTTGAGCCCTACTTGATCTCGGCAACGGTTATCGGCGTTCTCGCCCAGCGACTTGGCCGACGTATCGACACTGAGCACAAGGAGCGATACGAAGTGCCGCAGATCGACCTTCGCCGCTTTGGCTTCAACGTGACCGATCCGGACGAATTGGTGACCCTGTACCGAGGCATTCCGGCCGAAAGCAACCGAATGACCGGTTACAAGGGCCGAACTGGTTTCCATGAATTAATGATCATGAACGCGGAAATCGCGGAACTTGTTGTCCGCCGCGCCCCTCTAAACGATATTAAGGAGGCGGCAAAAGCAGGCGGTATGAAGGAGCTTCGCGAGGACGGCCTTTACAAGGTGTTGCAAGGTGTTACGACACCAGAAGAGGTCATGCGTGTTGTCTTTACCGCAGGTTTCTAG